The Streptomyces luteogriseus genome includes a window with the following:
- a CDS encoding arylamine N-acetyltransferase family protein yields the protein MNSAQVDAYLRRLGAEHPAWPTVDALRELHLRHLRTVPFENLSIHLGEEIVLEEKHLLDKVVGARRGGFCYELNGSFGALLAALGYDVALLAGRVYGDEGRLGIPYDHLALRVRTVDGGDWLADVGFGAHSHLPLAFGDRGEQEDPGGTFRIVEAGPDAAGVRGGHGTVDAADLDVFRDGRAQYRLEVRPRALGDFVAGAWWHSTSSGSHFTRSLVCSRVTEEGGRITLSGRRLTVTAADGTREERELEADEEILGVYRERFGIELDKVPTLRNPA from the coding sequence ATGAACTCAGCACAGGTTGATGCCTATCTCCGCCGACTGGGAGCAGAACACCCGGCGTGGCCCACCGTCGACGCGCTGCGGGAACTGCACCTGCGTCACCTGCGGACCGTGCCGTTCGAGAACCTCTCGATCCATCTGGGCGAGGAGATCGTGCTGGAGGAGAAGCACCTGCTGGACAAGGTGGTGGGCGCGCGGCGGGGCGGGTTCTGCTACGAACTCAACGGCTCCTTCGGAGCGTTGCTCGCCGCGCTGGGGTACGACGTGGCGCTGCTGGCGGGGCGGGTGTACGGGGACGAGGGGCGGCTCGGGATCCCCTACGACCATCTCGCGCTGCGGGTACGGACGGTGGACGGGGGCGACTGGCTGGCCGATGTCGGGTTCGGGGCGCACAGCCACCTTCCGCTGGCGTTCGGGGACCGGGGTGAGCAGGAGGACCCGGGAGGCACGTTCCGGATCGTCGAGGCGGGGCCGGACGCGGCCGGGGTGCGCGGCGGGCACGGCACGGTGGACGCGGCGGACCTGGACGTGTTCCGGGACGGCAGAGCGCAGTACCGACTGGAGGTGCGGCCGCGGGCGCTCGGTGACTTCGTGGCCGGGGCGTGGTGGCACAGCACGTCGTCGGGGTCGCATTTCACGCGGTCGCTGGTCTGTTCGCGGGTGACGGAGGAGGGAGGGCGGATCACGCTCAGCGGGCGCAGGCTCACGGTGACGGCGGCCGACGGGACGCGGGAGGAGCGGGAACTGGAGGCGGACGAGGAGATTCTGGGGGTGTACCGGGAGCGGTTCGGGATCGAGCTGGACAAGGTGCCGACGCTGCGAAATCCCGCGTAG
- a CDS encoding YceI family protein, which yields MIGRWRASRTDRVQRTSPLAAVPTPPSAGVLACRVLDPVNEPVRHAEFAVTDAAGRPVVSGGADPYGSFVTTVPAGEYRLAVSAEGYTPYRATTQVAENALASFGDVTLQVARPPELPDAGDWEIESAHSSIGFTARHIGLARIHGRFKSFAGVIRVAEQMERSAMHVVIDAASIDTDMRMRDDHLRSADFLDVENFPTLEFYSERFVHKGGNRWAVTGALSLHGVTRTVTLDTEYLGLGNGMEGEVRAACRATTELHRDDFTVSWQTMLARGIAVVGPSIRVDLDVQVVRKG from the coding sequence ATGATCGGCCGCTGGCGGGCAAGCCGCACCGACCGGGTGCAACGGACGAGTCCCCTGGCGGCGGTGCCGACGCCGCCCAGCGCGGGGGTGCTGGCCTGCCGGGTGCTGGACCCGGTCAACGAGCCGGTCAGGCACGCGGAGTTCGCGGTCACCGACGCCGCGGGGCGGCCGGTGGTCAGCGGGGGAGCCGATCCGTACGGGTCGTTCGTGACGACCGTGCCCGCCGGGGAGTACCGGCTCGCGGTGTCGGCGGAGGGGTACACGCCGTACCGGGCGACGACCCAGGTCGCTGAGAACGCGCTCGCGTCCTTCGGGGACGTGACGCTGCAGGTGGCCCGGCCGCCGGAGCTTCCCGATGCCGGTGACTGGGAGATCGAGTCGGCGCACTCCTCGATCGGCTTCACCGCGCGGCACATCGGACTGGCCCGGATCCACGGGCGGTTCAAGTCGTTCGCGGGGGTCATTCGGGTCGCCGAGCAGATGGAGCGGTCGGCGATGCACGTGGTGATCGACGCGGCGTCCATCGACACCGACATGAGGATGCGCGACGACCATCTGCGCTCGGCGGACTTCCTGGACGTGGAGAACTTCCCGACGCTGGAGTTCTACAGCGAACGTTTCGTGCACAAGGGCGGGAACCGTTGGGCCGTGACGGGGGCGCTGTCGCTGCACGGCGTGACGCGGACGGTCACGCTGGACACGGAGTACCTGGGGCTGGGCAACGGCATGGAGGGCGAGGTGCGGGCGGCCTGCCGGGCCACGACCGAACTGCACCGGGACGACTTCACCGTGAGCTGGCAGACCATGCTGGCGCGGGGCATCGCGGTGGTGGGGCCGAGCATCAGGGTCGACCTCGATGTGCAGGTCGTGCGCAAGGGCTGA